One segment of Streptosporangium brasiliense DNA contains the following:
- a CDS encoding phosphatidylserine decarboxylase has protein sequence MSHDSASHQPGRIRLARGVSPWLLPTVTAAAVTSLLSRRDRRWALAAAPLAALTGGMLWFFRDPERTPGSARILSPADGVVQSIDPWPDGRTRVAIFMSPLDVHVNRAPLAGTVTSVEHVAGGFLPAFNKDSDKNERVVWHLDTALGDIELVQIAGAVARRIIPYLAAGAKVAKGDRIGLIRLGSRVDLYLPEGIAPAVSVGQRTVAGVTALDHG, from the coding sequence GTGTCCCACGATTCAGCAAGCCACCAGCCAGGCCGGATACGGCTGGCACGTGGCGTCTCCCCGTGGTTGCTCCCGACCGTGACCGCCGCCGCAGTGACCTCGCTGCTCAGCCGCCGTGACCGGCGCTGGGCGCTCGCGGCGGCGCCTCTGGCCGCGCTCACCGGTGGCATGCTCTGGTTCTTCCGCGATCCGGAGCGCACGCCGGGCTCCGCGCGGATCCTGTCGCCCGCCGACGGCGTGGTGCAGAGCATCGACCCCTGGCCGGACGGCCGCACGAGGGTGGCCATCTTCATGAGCCCCCTCGACGTGCACGTCAACCGTGCGCCGCTGGCCGGTACGGTCACCTCGGTGGAGCACGTGGCAGGCGGGTTCCTGCCCGCCTTCAACAAGGACAGCGACAAGAACGAGCGGGTCGTATGGCACCTGGACACCGCGCTCGGCGACATCGAGCTGGTCCAGATCGCCGGTGCGGTCGCGCGCCGCATCATCCCCTACCTGGCGGCCGGGGCGAAGGTGGCCAAGGGCGACAGGATCGGGCTCATCCGGCTCGGCTCGCGCGTGGACCTCTATCTCCCCGAGGGAATCGCACCCGCCGTGTCGGTCGGCCAGCGGACCGTCGCGGGGGTGACAGCTCTTGACCACGGCTGA
- the pssA gene encoding CDP-diacylglycerol--serine O-phosphatidyltransferase has translation MTTADASWPLDETDDEPRGPVGKAFRLSAADSLSLGNALCGFLAVCVLAWSAINQLQAGGKFAAVPQFFGTAVVLLLIGATCDLFDGLVARKFRASAMGAELDNLADVISFGFAPAFMVVIWGGFTQRVPFPLVMVAAASVLLAGVIRLARFACVKTKSGDFMGLPIPMGAMTVVSIVLLFPPSLVTLLPIFGVAYLMVSRIEYPKPKGNLAAVVLAWMMINVACLTIWAAGLPGGDTLIKVGAIMQVAIVAAIPLRILMFKREKRKERKESASIT, from the coding sequence TTGACCACGGCTGACGCGAGCTGGCCGCTGGACGAGACGGACGACGAGCCCCGGGGGCCCGTCGGCAAGGCGTTCCGGCTCTCGGCGGCTGACTCCCTCTCCCTCGGCAACGCGCTGTGCGGCTTCCTCGCGGTCTGCGTGCTGGCCTGGTCGGCGATCAACCAGCTCCAGGCGGGCGGGAAGTTCGCGGCCGTCCCCCAGTTCTTCGGCACCGCGGTGGTGCTGCTGCTGATCGGCGCCACCTGCGACCTGTTCGACGGCCTGGTGGCCCGCAAGTTCCGTGCCTCGGCCATGGGGGCCGAGCTGGACAACCTGGCCGATGTGATCAGTTTCGGCTTCGCCCCCGCCTTCATGGTGGTCATCTGGGGCGGTTTCACCCAGCGGGTGCCGTTCCCGCTGGTGATGGTCGCCGCGGCGTCGGTGCTGCTGGCCGGCGTCATCAGGCTGGCCCGTTTCGCCTGCGTGAAGACCAAGAGCGGCGACTTCATGGGCCTGCCCATCCCGATGGGCGCCATGACGGTGGTCTCGATCGTGCTGCTGTTCCCGCCGTCGCTGGTGACCCTGCTGCCGATCTTCGGCGTGGCCTACCTTATGGTGAGCCGGATCGAGTATCCCAAGCCCAAGGGCAACCTGGCGGCCGTCGTGCTCGCCTGGATGATGATCAACGTCGCCTGCCTGACCATCTGGGCCGCGGGCCTGCCCGGCGGTGACACCCTGATCAAGGTCGGCGCCATCATGCAGGTGGCCATCGTGGCCGCCATCCCGCTGCGCATCCTGATGTTCAAGCGGGAGAAGCGCAAGGAGCGCAAGGAGTCGGCCAGCATCACCTGA
- a CDS encoding MBL fold metallo-hydrolase, translated as MTYTGDVQVGGPADVRELPALTISKLAVGPFDNNAYLLRCNKTGDGVLIDAAAEPDRLLELIGDRPISKIVTTHQHGDHWQALEQVAAATGAAVVAHPLDAAALPVPVDLEVGHGDGVTVGVVTLEVIHLRGHTPGSIALHHPGHLFTGDSLFPGGVGNTNKDPERFTQLFTDVSERVFDRLPDETWVYPGHGRDTTLGAERPSLPQWRERGW; from the coding sequence GTGACGTACACAGGTGACGTGCAGGTCGGCGGCCCGGCCGACGTGCGCGAACTGCCCGCCCTGACGATCTCCAAACTGGCCGTCGGCCCCTTCGACAACAACGCCTACCTGCTGCGGTGCAACAAGACCGGGGACGGTGTGCTCATCGACGCCGCCGCCGAGCCGGACCGCCTGCTGGAGCTCATCGGCGACCGGCCGATCAGCAAGATCGTCACCACCCACCAGCACGGCGACCACTGGCAGGCCCTGGAACAGGTCGCCGCGGCGACGGGCGCGGCGGTGGTCGCCCACCCGCTCGACGCCGCCGCGCTGCCGGTGCCGGTGGACCTGGAGGTCGGCCACGGCGACGGGGTCACCGTCGGGGTGGTCACGCTGGAGGTGATCCACCTGCGCGGGCACACGCCGGGCTCGATCGCCCTGCACCATCCCGGTCACCTGTTCACCGGCGACTCGCTGTTCCCCGGCGGCGTCGGCAACACCAACAAGGACCCGGAGCGCTTCACCCAGCTCTTCACGGACGTGTCGGAGCGCGTCTTCGACCGGCTGCCCGACGAGACCTGGGTCTATCCGGGTCACGGCAGGGACACCACGCTGGGCGCCGAGCGCCCCTCCCTGCCGCAGTGGCGCGAGCGCGGCTGGTAG
- a CDS encoding maleylpyruvate isomerase family mycothiol-dependent enzyme, translated as MDVVEAFQAELAASTGRLLATAARLSDADVSAPSRLPGWTRGHVLAHVARNADSHVNLMTWARTGVETPQYPDAGARDAGIEAGAARPAKEQLADLEESAARLARAAAAVPAEGWATMVGGAHPPSHPAWYVLVRRLREVEMHHVDLGAGYECADWPEAFVRRELHDAMVSWPHELGTVSEIVVEEVKDGEEHHQVWPGLGTGPVLQGDAWALLGWLTGRSPGAGLRVMPEGTSGNRPAGAGRPPAPPPWPTTSAPPHLPATPPEEYP; from the coding sequence ATGGATGTCGTAGAAGCTTTCCAGGCCGAGCTGGCCGCCTCTACCGGCCGGCTGCTGGCCACCGCCGCGAGACTGTCCGACGCCGACGTCTCGGCCCCCTCCCGGCTGCCCGGCTGGACCCGCGGGCACGTGCTCGCCCATGTCGCCCGCAACGCCGACAGCCACGTCAACCTGATGACGTGGGCCAGGACCGGCGTCGAGACCCCGCAGTACCCCGATGCGGGGGCGCGCGACGCCGGGATCGAGGCGGGAGCCGCACGGCCGGCGAAGGAGCAGCTGGCCGACCTGGAGGAGAGCGCGGCACGGCTGGCCAGGGCGGCCGCCGCGGTGCCCGCCGAGGGGTGGGCGACGATGGTCGGCGGCGCCCACCCGCCCAGCCACCCGGCCTGGTACGTGCTGGTCCGCCGGCTGCGCGAGGTCGAGATGCACCACGTGGACCTGGGGGCGGGCTACGAGTGCGCCGACTGGCCGGAGGCCTTCGTCCGCAGGGAGTTGCACGACGCGATGGTCTCCTGGCCGCATGAGCTCGGCACGGTCAGCGAGATCGTCGTCGAGGAGGTCAAGGACGGCGAGGAGCATCACCAGGTCTGGCCGGGCCTCGGGACCGGGCCGGTGCTGCAGGGCGACGCCTGGGCCCTGCTGGGCTGGCTGACCGGCCGCTCGCCGGGGGCGGGGCTTAGGGTGATGCCCGAGGGGACCAGCGGCAACCGGCCCGCCGGTGCCGGGCGGCCGCCCGCGCCGCCGCCGTGGCCGACCACGTCCGCGCCTCCTCATCTGCCCGCTACCCCGCCCGAGGAGTATCCGTGA